In Shinella zoogloeoides, one DNA window encodes the following:
- a CDS encoding stability/partitioning determinant produces the protein MSNRPSLGFDDDDESVTPPAKADVLDLSGFQPKPVVRPDRQKVAEAAAKAQFRSREAKAPVAMAPVTTPAQVKVTRRRRTGRSAQLNLKCRPDTIEQFYAIADANGWVLGEAFERAVDLLEQDVKAKRKGS, from the coding sequence ATGAGCAATCGCCCCAGTCTCGGATTTGATGACGACGACGAGAGTGTGACGCCGCCCGCCAAAGCCGACGTGCTCGATCTCAGCGGTTTCCAGCCCAAGCCGGTGGTACGCCCTGACAGGCAGAAGGTTGCTGAGGCTGCCGCCAAGGCGCAGTTCAGAAGTCGCGAGGCCAAGGCGCCCGTCGCCATGGCGCCGGTCACCACGCCCGCACAGGTCAAGGTCACACGACGTCGCCGCACGGGCCGGTCGGCGCAGCTGAACCTTAAGTGCCGCCCTGATACCATTGAACAATTCTATGCGATCGCTGATGCCAACGGCTGGGTGCTGGGAGAAGCGTTCGAGCGGGCGGTAGATCTGCTCGAACAGGACGTTAAAGCAAAACGCAAAGGGAGCTAG
- a CDS encoding ParA family protein: MMPVISFANPKGGAGKTTSALLLAGELAARGASVAIVDADPERWISQWGAMPGKPANITIIGDVTEDSVVDVVEDASTEHQFVIIDLEGTASLMVANAIGMSDFVIIPTQGASMDAKGASKTIKLIRNQARLAKREIPHAVLLTRVSAAVASRSLKNVRDQLDAAGIEVFASSIVERAAYRDMLDFGGLLSKLDPKHVSNLDKAVQNAMDFTAEVITRLKDAQAEQGRAA, from the coding sequence ATGATGCCGGTGATTTCATTTGCCAACCCGAAGGGCGGCGCTGGTAAAACCACATCCGCCCTGCTGCTCGCGGGTGAGCTTGCCGCACGTGGCGCAAGCGTCGCCATCGTCGATGCCGATCCCGAACGCTGGATTTCGCAGTGGGGGGCGATGCCCGGTAAGCCCGCCAACATCACGATCATAGGCGATGTCACCGAGGACTCGGTTGTCGATGTCGTCGAAGATGCGTCGACCGAGCACCAGTTCGTGATCATTGACCTGGAAGGCACCGCCAGTCTGATGGTCGCCAATGCGATCGGCATGTCGGACTTCGTTATTATACCCACACAGGGTGCGTCGATGGATGCGAAAGGCGCGTCCAAGACCATCAAGCTTATCCGCAACCAGGCGCGGCTTGCCAAGCGCGAGATCCCGCATGCGGTGCTGCTGACGCGTGTCAGCGCGGCGGTGGCTTCGCGTTCCCTTAAGAACGTCCGAGACCAGCTTGACGCCGCCGGTATCGAGGTGTTCGCCAGCTCGATCGTCGAGCGTGCAGCTTATCGGGACATGCTGGATTTCGGCGGTTTGCTCTCGAAGCTTGACCCGAAACATGTCAGCAATCTCGACAAGGCGGTCCAGAACGCCATGGATTTCACCGCCGAGGTGATCACCAGGCTGAAGGACGCGCAGGCGGAGCAGGGGAGGGCAGCGTAA
- a CDS encoding DUF3768 domain-containing protein, translated as MTSETTTLIAELNDLFRTTFLTGRVLMTEGVLVLPDHVQTLIVEGVQTFDAFGADNDPFGEHDFGAVTVEGHTVFWKIDYYAPDMIHGSEDPSNPAVTRRVLTIMLAREH; from the coding sequence ATGACTTCCGAGACCACCACCCTCATTGCCGAACTGAACGATCTTTTCCGCACGACCTTCCTCACCGGTAGAGTGCTCATGACCGAGGGCGTTCTTGTCCTGCCCGACCACGTGCAAACCCTCATCGTTGAGGGGGTACAGACCTTTGATGCATTCGGCGCCGACAACGACCCCTTTGGCGAGCACGACTTCGGCGCCGTAACCGTCGAAGGTCACACCGTGTTCTGGAAGATCGACTACTATGCCCCGGATATGATCCACGGGTCGGAAGACCCTTCCAACCCTGCGGTAACCCGCAGGGTTCTGACCATCATGTTGGCAAGGGAGCACTAG
- a CDS encoding replication initiator protein A, whose translation MATKKLHLKTREAFADLSLHEKNAYLQEVADEIADTRGDNRVVLDKDALSRLRRYYSRRSMADLRLDEMGGPMAVSFRNIAESIRSDEVHALVAHEIPTTRSTRRVYSNSRPAPIDDAQLMFFVPSVHDAPLKDDFNLMDIAPFSLSKSGGQGVIRYELKDSVITIEGGAEVGIATAYDYDIVINMISHLAEATRRFRIDDAKGLKASIPPRVYRPAAAEILKFCRRELGGKQYEDLERALARLQATHIRITNLKGGEGRRDRRETESFPLIGRYKVVSRTNQDRIDQVEIEIPGWIYDGVVRPDGKPTILTLNPDYFLLSRPLARFIYRLARKAAGEGEAFYSVTELKKRSASLLPMRKFRKAIQEIVENAQVLPLPDYDLELEDRGHDLILIMRNRTRRLAASEAASA comes from the coding sequence ATGGCCACCAAGAAACTCCATCTCAAAACTCGTGAAGCCTTCGCCGATCTGTCGCTGCACGAAAAAAACGCCTACCTTCAGGAAGTCGCCGACGAAATCGCCGACACGAGGGGCGACAACCGCGTGGTGCTCGACAAGGATGCGCTCTCGCGCTTGCGGCGCTACTACAGTCGTCGCAGCATGGCCGACCTTCGCCTCGACGAGATGGGCGGCCCCATGGCCGTAAGCTTCCGGAACATCGCGGAGTCCATCCGTTCGGACGAGGTCCATGCGCTGGTGGCGCACGAGATACCCACCACGCGGAGCACCCGACGCGTGTACTCAAACTCCCGCCCGGCGCCGATTGACGATGCCCAGCTGATGTTCTTCGTACCTTCGGTGCACGACGCGCCGTTGAAGGACGACTTCAACTTGATGGACATTGCGCCGTTCTCGCTCTCGAAGTCGGGAGGGCAGGGGGTCATCCGCTACGAGCTGAAAGACTCCGTCATCACCATCGAGGGCGGCGCCGAGGTCGGCATCGCCACGGCCTATGACTACGATATCGTGATCAACATGATCTCACATCTTGCCGAAGCCACGCGTCGGTTCCGCATCGACGATGCCAAAGGGCTTAAGGCCAGTATCCCGCCACGGGTCTATCGCCCCGCCGCCGCCGAGATCCTGAAATTCTGCCGCCGTGAGCTTGGTGGTAAGCAGTACGAAGACCTTGAGCGCGCACTGGCGCGTTTGCAGGCCACCCATATCCGCATCACCAACCTCAAGGGCGGGGAAGGGCGGCGCGACCGCCGTGAAACGGAATCGTTCCCGCTGATCGGGCGGTATAAGGTGGTGAGCCGCACCAACCAGGACCGTATCGACCAGGTCGAAATCGAAATTCCCGGTTGGATCTACGACGGGGTGGTGCGCCCCGACGGCAAGCCGACCATCCTCACCCTTAATCCGGACTACTTCCTGTTGTCGCGGCCACTGGCGCGCTTCATCTACCGTCTCGCCCGCAAGGCGGCAGGGGAGGGCGAAGCGTTCTATTCCGTGACAGAGCTGAAAAAGCGCAGCGCGTCGCTTCTACCCATGCGGAAATTCCGCAAAGCCATCCAGGAAATCGTCGAGAACGCCCAGGTGCTTCCCCTGCCGGATTACGACCTGGAACTGGAAGACCGGGGACACGACCTGATCCTGATCATGCGGAACCGGACACGGCGGCTAGCGGCATCCGAAGCCGCGTCCGCGTAG
- a CDS encoding beta strand repeat-containing protein yields MTWLHKPMLRRILMGAAAAFCMALPVQAEGIWSEYAFISSTLGVSDSRICIGEASRGDIGCPSFAPTISPTGRINASAGLTVDAVSLTTGGTTWGYLGSTASYIPNLNTNTISVSTINGVSVSALGGGASPTNVPAFSVYRSSNQTNITATDNVIQFDVKEFDNFNNFNTSNYRFTPTIAGNYLITLNTHCTAGNGGCYAGITKNGVIRNYGVKSAYSTVSVIVSMNGSTDYVQGIAYGGSPAETVAGTAPNSSRMTGSLLASGNGLISGTGVTALAGLTDVALSSPATGQVLTYNGTRWVNATPSATTVISGTTSMVSGWPDAIACRTNDSSHYLVFYNAYGYTSGIIGYRFIQDASAGAEYSVRFNNNGTYNSTINGSGYIDSCLNKPIAQLYAEGKAFNFIGNSGVGGGALGDRLTSGTLAVTANSGTAIVSLSTGGTTWGYLGSAGSYLPSLTSSKVSATTISTTAVQVVSATAPLTCDSDKAGTLRYNSTNTALELCTGTGWQMMGVGIPAGTISAFASTTCPTGWSEYTPARGRFLRGIDNGAGNDPSGTRVPGNVQEDVFKTHSVTISPAATASTGSGTGFIRGGDATGAGFNMTGTASGGAETRPKNVAVTYCQFNGTSNGWNNPLSGGSTVPGGSTGQIQYNTSGSFDGSAGLTYDNANSRLTTVNISATALTVNGVPITGSASGDRITSGTSSAIATPSGTIAVSGSLNVSGAVVGESFTVSTTVKMRNNPSATCVSGTLGAVTQINSKLYFCRM; encoded by the coding sequence ATGACCTGGCTCCACAAGCCCATGCTTAGGCGCATCCTGATGGGTGCGGCGGCGGCATTCTGTATGGCCTTGCCGGTGCAGGCCGAAGGCATTTGGTCGGAATACGCCTTTATCTCCAGCACGCTCGGAGTATCGGACAGCCGTATTTGCATCGGCGAGGCCTCGCGCGGCGACATCGGCTGCCCCAGCTTTGCGCCCACCATCAGCCCCACGGGCCGCATCAATGCCAGCGCGGGCCTGACGGTGGATGCGGTCAGCCTGACGACCGGCGGCACCACCTGGGGCTACCTCGGCAGCACCGCCAGCTACATCCCCAACCTCAACACCAATACTATTTCGGTGAGCACCATCAACGGGGTTTCCGTTTCGGCACTCGGTGGTGGGGCTTCACCGACCAATGTTCCGGCGTTCAGTGTGTATCGTAGCTCTAACCAGACGAACATCACGGCCACCGATAACGTCATTCAATTTGACGTTAAAGAATTTGATAATTTTAATAATTTTAATACAAGCAACTATCGATTTACCCCAACCATTGCCGGTAATTATCTCATTACGCTTAATACTCACTGTACAGCAGGAAATGGAGGCTGTTATGCCGGGATTACCAAAAATGGTGTGATCCGTAATTATGGAGTCAAATCGGCCTATTCCACTGTTTCTGTCATCGTCTCCATGAATGGAAGCACCGATTATGTGCAAGGTATCGCTTATGGCGGCTCTCCTGCAGAAACAGTTGCCGGAACAGCCCCCAATTCTTCACGCATGACAGGCTCGCTCCTCGCCTCCGGCAACGGCCTGATTAGTGGCACGGGGGTGACGGCGCTTGCGGGGCTGACGGATGTCGCGCTGTCCTCTCCCGCCACGGGGCAGGTGCTGACCTACAACGGCACCCGCTGGGTCAATGCCACGCCGAGCGCGACGACGGTGATTTCCGGGACAACCAGCATGGTAAGCGGCTGGCCGGATGCGATTGCTTGTCGAACAAATGATAGCTCACACTATTTAGTTTTCTATAATGCTTATGGCTACACATCTGGCATTATAGGGTATCGCTTCATACAAGACGCATCAGCAGGCGCAGAGTATTCCGTAAGATTTAATAATAACGGTACTTACAATTCTACGATTAATGGAAGCGGTTATATTGATTCGTGCCTGAACAAACCCATCGCCCAACTCTACGCCGAAGGCAAAGCCTTCAACTTCATTGGCAACAGTGGGGTAGGGGGTGGTGCGCTGGGCGACCGCTTGACCTCCGGCACGCTGGCGGTGACCGCCAACAGCGGTACGGCGATTGTCAGCCTCAGCACCGGCGGCACCACGTGGGGGTATCTGGGCAGTGCGGGCAGCTATCTGCCGAGCCTGACGAGCAGCAAGGTCTCCGCCACCACCATTTCCACCACGGCGGTGCAGGTGGTGAGCGCCACCGCGCCGCTCACCTGCGACAGCGACAAGGCCGGTACCCTGCGCTACAACAGCACCAATACGGCGCTGGAGCTATGCACCGGCACGGGCTGGCAGATGATGGGCGTCGGTATCCCCGCAGGTACAATCTCCGCCTTCGCCAGCACCACCTGTCCCACCGGCTGGAGCGAATACACGCCCGCCCGTGGCCGCTTTTTGCGGGGGATTGATAATGGGGCAGGGAATGACCCGAGCGGGACGCGGGTGCCGGGGAATGTGCAGGAAGATGTTTTCAAAACCCACTCTGTAACGATTTCGCCAGCTGCCACGGCAAGTACAGGTTCTGGTACCGGATTTATTCGTGGCGGCGATGCTACAGGTGCTGGTTTCAATATGACAGGAACTGCTAGCGGCGGCGCCGAAACCCGCCCCAAAAACGTCGCGGTCACCTACTGCCAGTTCAACGGCACCAGCAACGGCTGGAACAACCCGCTCTCCGGCGGCAGCACCGTACCCGGCGGCTCAACGGGCCAGATCCAGTACAACACCAGCGGCAGCTTCGATGGCAGTGCAGGCCTGACCTACGACAACGCCAACAGCCGCTTAACCACGGTCAACATCAGCGCCACCGCCCTCACCGTCAACGGTGTGCCCATCACCGGCTCCGCCTCCGGCGACCGCATCACGTCCGGCACCAGTTCCGCCATCGCCACCCCTTCCGGTACCATCGCGGTCAGCGGCTCGCTGAACGTCAGCGGCGCGGTCGTGGGCGAGTCCTTCACGGTCAGCACTACCGTGAAGATGCGGAACAACCCGTCCGCCACCTGCGTGTCCGGCACGCTGGGCGCGGTGACGCAAATCAACAGCAAGCTCTATTTCTGCCGGATGTAG